CTCTGGTCCAAAGCGCAGCGGTGTGGTGGAGTGAATGGAAGTCAGCATGATAATCGGGATGGTGCTGTATTCTTTGTATTCCGACTTGGGGTCGCGGCTGCGTAATGTCAGCGCCGTCTGGAAACCGGCGGTAGTCGATTCCATCATCACATCAAGCACGATCAGATCCGGTTTTTCAGCTTTGATCTTGGCCAGGCCCTCGGCACTGCTGCGGGCTTCCAGCACCTCGTAGCCGGCCTTTTCCAGCACCAGGCGGGTAGCCAGCGCGATGTCCGGATCGTCGTCAATGACCAGGATTTTTGCTTTAGGCATCGTCCCCTCAATTCTTAACTGGTGGACTTAAGCTCGTCCAGGATAGCCGCGCACAGCGCCGGGATGGCAGCCCTGACCGGCTCGCTCAGCCCGACTGTCCAATCAAGGTTCAGGGGCTGGACGCCGTAGATGGTGATCGCGGCGGGCAGGACATCCAGCGCTTCTCCCAGGGCCAGGGCTTCGGCCAGCCCGGCGTAATGGACCGCTACACGCGCATGCAGGTCATTTGCTGTCAGTGTAGCATCTTTTAAAGTAAAGCGAACCCACTCCCCCGGCGCACGGCCCATTTCCGCCGCATCGACGATGATCGCCCGTCCATAGCCCTGCAGCAGCAGGACGGTCTCCAGGCCGGGCGTGCCGCCATCCTGCACGGTCACGTCGGGTGGCAGACTCTCCGCCGCCAGGCGCTCAACAACCGCCTGCCCCACGCCATCATCGCCACGCAGCGGGTTGCCCAGCGCCAGGACGAGCGTGCGTCCCGGCGCCGGGGAAGGGTCGTGATGATCAGACAAACTGCACATTCAGCAGGTGAGTCGAGCAGGAAATGCACGGGTCGTAAGCGCGC
This is a stretch of genomic DNA from Anaerolineae bacterium. It encodes these proteins:
- a CDS encoding response regulator; translation: MPKAKILVIDDDPDIALATRLVLEKAGYEVLEARSSAEGLAKIKAEKPDLIVLDVMMESTTAGFQTALTLRSRDPKSEYKEYSTIPIIMLTSIHSTTPLRFGPEEDYLPVEEFIDKPIDPEVLVAKVNALLRR
- a CDS encoding hydrogenase maturation protease, yielding MSDHHDPSPAPGRTLVLALGNPLRGDDGVGQAVVERLAAESLPPDVTVQDGGTPGLETVLLLQGYGRAIIVDAAEMGRAPGEWVRFTLKDATLTANDLHARVAVHYAGLAEALALGEALDVLPAAITIYGVQPLNLDWTVGLSEPVRAAIPALCAAILDELKSTS